One stretch of Gopherus flavomarginatus isolate rGopFla2 chromosome 2, rGopFla2.mat.asm, whole genome shotgun sequence DNA includes these proteins:
- the LOC127043958 gene encoding uncharacterized protein LOC127043958, with translation MDSEVGVIISTMDEDSAEGEDDEEEELAESTQHSILPNSQELFVTQMELPSLPSQATSPDSEAMEATSAANFSSLPTPSRRLAQIRRRKKRTRDEMFTKIMAVTRNERAHLGEWKDVVAKSRKDASEREDRRDQREDRRDQREDRRDIRDERWRQEDQRCRQEDQQWRDATLELLRDQTDILRCLVDLQKEQRGHRVPLQPMFNHPQYSPCSISSTPRGVRTRGGRLSAPTHSTPVDSPTKRLSLH, from the exons atggattctgaggtgggggttataatctcaaccatggatgaggattcagcggagggggaagatgacgaggaggaagagcttgcagagagcacacagcactccattctccccaacagccaggagctttttgtgacccagatggaattaccgtccctgccctcccaagccactagcccagacagtgaagccatggaagcgacctctg ctgcaaatttttcaagcctccctactccatcccgaaggctagctcagataaggcggaggaagaagagaacacgagatgaaatgttcacaaaaatcatggcagtaacccgcaatgaaagagctcatctgggggagtggaaggacgtggtagcaaagtccaggaaagatgccagtgaacgtgaggacaggagggaccaacgtgaggacaggagggaccaacgtgaggataggagagacattcgagatgagaggtggcggcaggaagatcagaggtgtaggcaggaagatcagcagtggcgggatgcaacgctggagctgctgcgtgatcaaactgatatcctccgatgtctggtggatcttcagaaagagcagcggggtcacagagtgccgctccaacccatgtttaaccaccctcagtactcaccatgttccatatcttccacacccagaggtgtaagaacgcgtgggggaaggctttctgcacccacccactccacccccgtggacagtccaaccaaaaggctgtcattacattga